GAAGATTACTCAACCGTGATCTTCTAGGTACTTCCTAATCGTCAAACAGAGGATTGAGGAGTTAGATTTcttagagaaaaaagaaaaaaactcaaGAAACGAGCTTTAGAGTGATGATTTTTGTTTGAAGTAATAAGACGagtttaaaaaattctatttatattattggattattttaaaataaaatcctcactttatactatttatactatttaaataGATgttataacaataattttataatataaataaaatttcataataagtattttgaaaaaaaatgtgtgaatccaaaaatatttttcaaaatactcatttaaaaatatctttttatatttcagattaaatattttataatatattttcaaaatttaaaatacatttctaaatatttaattcaaaaattatttagaaaaggTGGTACAAAAATTTTGATTATAACTTTAACAAGAGataatttcacattttattgAGGTGTAAGAAGAAGAAGTGAGGTGCAAAAACAAAAATCCTAAAGTTAAcaatatctatttatatttttaatcaaatttttattgtatatgtttactaagttaaaaatttgatttttcaaatattatagtattgttaaaaaatatttaaacaatttgaATGTTTAAACTATTTATCTGACCAATTATATAAATTGacactttaatttttgttggatattttaattatattggaATCAATagattgttatttttaattaacttcgTAATCAAagtttttgttatattaaatattaatattttatattttaaacttagtCCTTGGTtggtataatttttatttacatttacttatatatttatttaaaaaatcaaatctagttaaattttaaatttcacaaagtcaaataattttaattaagatgaAATAGAAATATGCttattctattaaatattaaaaaaatttaccattaaatttttattgtaaatataagTGATGTGaccttttattaaaaaatataatttttttataaaaaatatattttttttataaaaaacaataaaaactaattaaaaatattcaactttatatacaacttaaattttaattaattttttcttaatttttcataaaaaaatatacaatgataatataaaatagcAACTACTTTAcctcaaacaatattttaacagataatccattaaaattacctataaacttaaaatttaattaatagtatTTGCACACTCCGATGCACTGTACAGGGCCCATGTTTATATTTCTGTGTATCCATGTacattttactatttatgtGTCACCATGTTTATTTGATTTCAACCTAACATGTTGTCGGCAATATGACGCGCATTTAAGATATAACTGCAATTAAGTTTCAAGTATTGTTACTTTTAGGGTtagtaaattattatttctcaaataaagaatattttatatctatttacaaattaaatgatttaattatgtattaatgATGAGGGACGCTTTTTTCCTGAAGCAATTACACTAGTAAACATTAATATGAGGAACGCTTTTTTTCTATTCTAACAATACTTTACTTCCTCCGCTGTTCCAAACCTAGGaagggtaaaaaaaaaattagagattAAAAGATTAGGCATACTAAATTGATTTCATGAAACGTAAAATAATAAGACCATTTTATTTCTACAAACTACTCACTCACAAGTTTTATAGTTTTGGATCTACTAGTTCCATCATAATTTTCCTACCCagaaagaaaaattcttcaCTTTTTTGTCGGTTGTGGACAAGGAGGAATTCGAACCCCGACACGTAGTTCACGGgaagaaaaactaaatattttaatatatatatatatatatatatatatatatatatatatatatatatatttatttgtgtttacaTCTGAATTACGCTAAACTAATTTTGGAAGTAAGAAagtttataaaatcatttttctttatgcaaatattatctttcatcaattaaaattaactgaatattattttattattataatgttcataatcaatcaaataagatatcattttcatctttccGTGTTCATGGATGCAGTCATGGATGCCAACTGCAATGTAAGTGACAGggctaaactattttttaatgacgattatgatttaattatatctATAGTTTTAATAatccatatttaatttttataatatttaatcatttaaaactGGACTTCTTTGGTTATATTTCAGCTCATAATAAACATGGTAATCTATATCCTTTTATAAAAGGAAATATTAGAATATAGTACACAATGTGATTTCATACTTTATTTATGTTAAcgttttacattaattttaaattaatatcacGTCGCGTTTTGATTATGTATTAGGTATTATTACACAATTATTAGACAAAACACGATAGACTTAATTTTAGCAGTTAAAATTACAACGAATAAATATGAAGATTTAAAACCACttttaataaattgtaataGAAATTAATacctttataaaaaatatattaaaattataataataataataccatAATGTCTTCTCACATTTTTAAACTTGTAATTTGTGgattgatattttcttttcagaGCTTAAGTTGTTGtcctatttttgtaaatttaaatatactatttttttctaaatttaaatatactaattttTGTAATTGGGAAAGTGGTGGTTCTGTTACTAATGATACCTTACCGTGACAGGTGAGGAAGAATTAATTAAGgtattaacaaattaaaaggAACTTAATTTTAACGTTTTCTTCATAGACTTGGCTTTTCGGTGGTTACAAGAATCCTGCACCCACCATACCTCACCCAGTTCTGTTGCGTTTTGCTCCATTCTAAAGCAAGGCAAAGATTAAGATCTGGTAGGGAAATTGGTGTGGAAGAGTACGGATCTCGCAGTTTCTTCGTCCATCGAGGCATAGTTTGTTTTTGCGATGGGTTGGAGATACAAAGCTGGCTTGTTCCTAATAGCCACTGTCGTTGTTATTTGGGTTACCTCCGCTGAAGTTACCCAGGTACGAACTTAAccaatttttgttcttctgttTTTTTATGGGATTCCTAGTTACTGTCCTTGATTCTAGGTTATGATTCTTTGGTAATTGTTGAATGAGGTTAAATATTTATTCCTGGTTCTGGTTATACCGATCACCCAATCAAAACTGAGTGCAAATTGATGTTTGACTTCATTTGACTTGATATTCCAAACTTCCGCAATCCTGGGGTTGTATTTCTTTGTGATATAATAATGAGATACAAGATCTGGACATCTAATTTGGGGAAAGGAAGTGCGGCTAAAGTGCAGGCTTGTATCTTTTGTCTGCACTTGAGCTGCATACAAATGAACTTCGAATTCTTCGGTTTCCGATCCCATTTCAACTCTTCTAATACACTTGGTACCACTTGAGTTACATTACAGCTCTTTGTAAGGATCGgcctttttattatttcatgcTATGAAGCATTTCAAACTTTATAATTCAATCATTTAATCCGATAGTTGGGTATGTTTGGGTAATTTTATAAATGCTCTTAGGATAGAAAgaagaagtaaagaagaaataatttatttttcagaaattggAACTAacttatacatgaattaaaaatCATCTATTAGAGAAGCTAATATGAAAAGAATTGTAAAGAATATCTTATGAAGAAGTTAAGTTGATCCAAACAGACCCTATGTCCTTTTGGTGAAGTGAAACAATTACTATAGTATAGCAAACCCGGAAACATTTGGTCATCATAGTTTTGAGTGAGAGTTGAAAAGCCATGTATCATACAATTTGTTCTTGGTTCTTTGGAGGAGCGTTCGATATGCATTTCTAGTTATATCTTATGTTGCTGTATGTTACATGTGCCCACATGTGGACACTATTAATTGAtgatttatatttgtattaatacTATTAATATTCTTGCAACAAAACTTATGATTCATTAACCGCACATGGAGAGATTGTATTTTTTCGTATTACTCTTGTAGTTTTAAATCCTGCTTAAGGGGTATCTTAGTATCTATTTAATGTTACATTGTCATGCAACAATTTCAGCCTCCAAGTTTATACATGTGAATAATTTTCTGCAAAATCTTTCTCTACAGGATATTTTTACAGATTATAAGCAGCCGTTTGCAGTAACATATCTTGGAGCTTCTCTTATGGTAGTTTACCTCCCAATAGCATTCATTAAGGACTGGTTCTGTAACTTACTTAAATCCCGCTCCTCTAAAAGTGGTAAAAATGCAGAGTGCGTGGATGAGTTTTCTGTCAGCATTAGCTCTCCTCTCAAAAGCAATGGAGTGCAGAAAAACTTTGAACTAGAACTGGGGAGTGTGATTCGGAAAGATAGTGATTTAGACCTTGCGACACTTTCAGAAGTAAAGCCATTGGTAGctaaatataatgataatacTAATGTGCTAAAGGTGGAGAAAGAACTTACTGCTAAGGAAATTGCTGCTTATGGGTTTTACATTGCACCTATCTGGTTTATAACAGAGGTAACTGCAAAGTGATATCCctgttttgttttttggttAAGAAGGACAAAAAAAGCTTGATTATATGTCCTACAAGAAGCCTATGATACTGAGTTGACAAGATGTgacattatattaaaatcttatCAGTTAAAGTCGTTGATAGATGTCTCCTTCCACAATGACTTAGAAAATGCAAAACAAACGCAACACTTTTATAATCTCTTTGGACCAGTGCTCTCTCTTGCTGATAAGTTGATGTTGCGTGAACAGATTTTCTACACCATATTGTAGATCAATACATGCATGTATCCTATACTCTAGGGAAAACTTCAGAACACCAGACCCTTGGTCACACTGGATAGATAATTCATATAGAACCTAAGTCTAAGTTCACATGTCCTTTAGTTAGTTAATTGCCGTATTGTTCATATTAGTAGAATAAGATGTTTCCATCCTTCTCATACTTtcaacttttgtatttttttgctGACAGCCTGTGATCGATTCTATGGAACTTTTTCAACATGCCTTTCttcattttatacttttattctttttctccaCGGTGATGTTTTTCAGTTGTAAATGCTGAACCTTTTTGCTTATTCTGCTGTTTCCACAACAGCTTTAGGGAAGTAGCAATGGTGCTTTATTAATTATCTTCTGTTGCTTTCAGTACCTATCAAATGCTGCCCTTGCACGAACAAGTGTTGCAAGTACAACAGTATTATCATCAACTTCAGGACTTTTCACACTTTTCATTGGTGCATTTATGGGTCAAGACTCTTTAAATGTAGCAAAAGTAGTTGCTGTCTTAGTCAGCATGGCTGGGGTTGTCATGACAACAATGGGGAAAACTTGGGCTGCGGATGAATCTCAATTAAGTGATGCGTAAgcttttttatcctttttatggCCAAATCGCATTTAGCAAATTTTCTAGTTATAGCTGAATAGTGGTTAGTTTTAGCTGAATCTCAAACAGAAAATGTCATagtacaatacaatataattaccTGAAGTTACAGAGTAACTAAAAAAGTCCCCGTAAATAATTCATGTCAAAATGACAGGAAAATCATTGaggtaaaaaatataatttcaactGATCTTTCTTTGTCCTGTTTTGTATTTCTTAGAAATCTATCTCTTTCTGTGTATGTTTGTTGATGTATATATGCCATTCATAAGGATGGAACTGAAAGGATTCTAATTCAAAAgtaaagataattatttaaatcatatGGCATAACTTTAGGGAGCCAAGTTCTTGTTTTTCATGACATTTCCACTATCCTGGGATGCTGTCATCAGGACTGTTCTTAATCTGAGACTGagtcttataaataaatatattattacatcTTGTTCTTTGTAATGCTTTATTTGGGACATTGACAGTTTATGTTTGTGCTCAGCAATGGAAAACATTCTTTGGTTGGCGATCTTTTTGGAATTCTCTCAGCTATGTCATATGGCCTATTTACAGGTTAAGCAATGTCCTGGCTGTTCtgtttaaataagttaatttagaTAGATCATGACCATTTCTTGAATCATTACTACTGCAGTTCTTCTTAAGAAATTTTCTGGCGAAGGAGAAAGGGTTGATGTGCAAAAGCTGTTTGGGTATATTGGATTGTTTACCCTAGTAGCACTGTGGTGGCTTGGtaagtttttttcttatcaATGTTTCTGCATTTACTCATCAATAGCTTACTACTTTATGATCTCGTTTATATGTTGAGCATGAAAAACTATGAATTTCTACACTAAAAGATTGCTAATTCTTTTCTATACTTCCCTCAGTCTGGCCATTGATGGCCTTGGGAATTGAACCAAAATTCAGCATTCCCCACTCTGCTAAACTGGACGAAGTGGTTCTTGCAAATGGATTTATTGGAAGCGTACTTTCAGATTACTTCTGGTACATGAGAAGCCtactttcaaatttattgaTTCAAATCCTTGTAATAACTCAATCTTTACCTATCCACCCAGGGCACTTTGCGTGGTATGGACTACTCCCCTTGTGGCCACTTTGGGTATGTCACTCACCATTCCTCTGGCAATGGTGGCTGACATGGTAATTCATGGTCGACATTATTCAGCAGTATACATTCTTGGCTCAGCTCAGGTATTTTTATCAACTACTTGATCTTTTTTAGCTGGTACCTCGGTAggatttttgtttctatttacccaaatgataacaataattatatttgttaaaaaaaaggtCCTTTTTCCTCATGGTGTTATGATGACCCTTGCAGTTTAATATCTGTTCAGatagtttatattttcttccCCGCTTGTTTGTTTGGGCATGTCCATA
This Vigna angularis cultivar LongXiaoDou No.4 chromosome 4, ASM1680809v1, whole genome shotgun sequence DNA region includes the following protein-coding sequences:
- the LOC108329904 gene encoding uncharacterized vacuolar membrane protein YML018C isoform X1 — its product is MGWRYKAGLFLIATVVVIWVTSAEVTQDIFTDYKQPFAVTYLGASLMVVYLPIAFIKDWFCNLLKSRSSKSGKNAECVDEFSVSISSPLKSNGVQKNFELELGSVIRKDSDLDLATLSEVKPLVAKYNDNTNVLKVEKELTAKEIAAYGFYIAPIWFITEYLSNAALARTSVASTTVLSSTSGLFTLFIGAFMGQDSLNVAKVVAVLVSMAGVVMTTMGKTWAADESQLSDANGKHSLVGDLFGILSAMSYGLFTVLLKKFSGEGERVDVQKLFGYIGLFTLVALWWLVWPLMALGIEPKFSIPHSAKLDEVVLANGFIGSVLSDYFWALCVVWTTPLVATLGMSLTIPLAMVADMVIHGRHYSAVYILGSAQVFAGFVIANLSDRLTKKLGL
- the LOC108329904 gene encoding uncharacterized vacuolar membrane protein YML018C isoform X2, whose product is MGWRYKAGLFLIATVVVIWVTSAEVTQDIFTDYKQPFAVTYLGASLMYLSNAALARTSVASTTVLSSTSGLFTLFIGAFMGQDSLNVAKVVAVLVSMAGVVMTTMGKTWAADESQLSDANGKHSLVGDLFGILSAMSYGLFTVLLKKFSGEGERVDVQKLFGYIGLFTLVALWWLVWPLMALGIEPKFSIPHSAKLDEVVLANGFIGSVLSDYFWALCVVWTTPLVATLGMSLTIPLAMVADMVIHGRHYSAVYILGSAQVFAGFVIANLSDRLTKKLGL